A stretch of DNA from bacterium:
CCGGGAGGGCCAGCTTCCGGTCGATGCGGAGCTCCGCCGCGCGTTCCAGCTCACCGATCGAGAAGGTGCGGTCGCCGCCCTGCTGGCTCGTGGATGTTCCGCCGGCGGGGTCGCCGAGCATCTGCAGGTCGCGAACTCAACGGCCGAGAAGCATTTGGCTTCCCTGCGCCAGAAGCTCGGAGTACGGACGACGACCGAGGCTGCGGCTGCCGTGGCGCGCTTCTCACTAGAACAGGTGGCCGGGATTCGAGACTGGCCGACGAGCCCTCCTCACGATCCTGAGCTTCATGCCGATGCCAACGGCCGGGAGTTGGCGGTGGCGCTGGCTGCCGCCTCCCACGTCGACGCGGGGGTTGCTGCACTGCGCGAGCATCTCGCGTCGGAACTCGTCGAGGCGATCCTGTTCGTGTTCCTGCCCCGCAACGTCACCAGCTTTGGTCGAGACGCCACGATCGAGAGCTGGGCTGCGCCCGCTCGGCTGATCGACGCCTATCAGAACTCCGGCGGGCTTCTCGCCCAGCCCATCGCCCACGATCTGTTCGCACAACCCGATCAGGAATTCTGGCTCGACGCGCAAGAGGCGGATCCAGCCCATGCATCGGGTCCACGGGATCTCTTCGACGCCTGTTTGGAAGAAGGCCTGGGCCTCTGCCTCGCCCTTGGAGCGCCTTTTGGGTGCGGTTACGTAGGAGCCTCGCTGTTCTTTTCGGACCAGGCTCGAGACGATCTTCGAGAGGATCGCGCGGCGCGCGTGAGCCGCGTGCGCTTGAGTCTGCTGATGGCGCAGAGTTCGATGTTCTCGCGCGGGCTTCTCGCCCGGACTGTCGGTCTCACGGTTCGGGAACGAGACGCCCTCTCCTTGTTGGCCCGGGGCTGCAACCTGGAGACAGCCGCCGCTGAGATGGGCGGCAGCACCCGCGGGTTGTCCCAGCAATTGAAGCAGGCTCGCGAGAAGCTGGGCGCGGCGACCAATGCGGAGGCGATCGCCCAGGCCATGGCTCTCAACGCCCTCGTGTTCCTCTGATGAGCCCGTCGGATTTCAGCCCACTACCCCTGTTTCACTAGAGCTTTCTGAAATCGCCGGGAGACCCGTGCATGGAGCCGACCTGCTGGGGGTCGATACTTCGCGGGTGCATTCGCGGACGGGAGCCGCCGGATCTTCGGGCATGGATCGGGTGCGGTCGGCGACGAGTTGAATAGCTGCGAGTCGTTCGAGCGGGCGCGGCCCCTCGGCTGCGCGGGCGTGAAACTCGACGTACGGCGAACGCAGGACAGAGAGTTCGTCGTGGCCCACGATGCCCCCCTGCCGGACGGGCGCGATGTCGCCGCCGATCGGGGCCTGGTTGTCAGAATGGTACCTGGCGTTGGTACTGAAGAGAGGCCTGCTTCTTCCCATTCCTGACCGGCGCTCACGCCGGAGCTCGAACCGGGCCCGGTCCAGAACATGCTAGTCCGCACACTCTCCCCGCCGATCCCGAAAGCGGGCGCCCGCCGCTACCGAGGATCCACTGGAAATGACAGGTAGTCCATGACCACGGCAGTCAGGGCAAGAGCCCCTGCCTTTACCGCGCCGATTTCGACGACATAGCGCGGATTGTGGTTCAGAACATCAGGCAAGATACCATCGTCGAAGAAGTTGGAATAGACGTCCGGCTTTCCTGATTCGATGTCCAATGGGCGCTCCGCTAGCGATGAGTCCTCATTCTCCCCAGAAGGACTTGTCAAATCACCCCCTTATCGGACACGAATCCCCCGTTGGTACTCCTATTCTCGCGGGCTGTCTGAACGCCTACTTGGAAGACGGAGAACCCGAAGTGTTTCTACTCGCTCTCCTGGATGTCGCACGAGTTCGCGGCGGTGTTGAGCGATTGGCAGAGGCCGCGGAGCTGAACTGTGAGCATCTCTACCGCAGGCTCTCCGAGGATGGGAATCCGGAGCTGCGCAGCCTCGACCTCTTGCTCGACGCTCTGGGGTTCCAGTTGGCCGGGACCCTCAAGGAAGCGAGCTAGATCGAGTCGATGATCCCGTTCAGCGTCGCGCTCGGGCGCATCGCCCGGCTCGTGCGGTCCGGATCGGGCCGGTAGTAGCCGCCCAGATCCTGGGGCGGACCCTGGGCTGCGTTCAGCTCCTCGACGATGGTCGTCTCATTCTGCGCCATCGCCTGGGCCACGGGTGCAAAGCGCGTCGCCAGTTCCGGATCGCTCGTCTGCCCGGCCAGTGCCTGGGCCCAGTAGAGCGCCAGGTAGAACTGGCTGCCGCGGTTGTCGAGCTCGTGCACCTTGCGCGAAGGCGCCTTCCGGTTGAGCAGGAGCTGGGTGGTCGCATCGTCGAGGGTTTCGCCGAGCAGGCGGGCCGCTGCGTTGTCGAAATGTTCGCCCAGGTGGTCGAGCGACGCCGCAAGAGCCAGGAACTCACCGAGAGAGTCCCAACGCAGGTGCCCCTCTTCCTCGAACTGCTGCACGTGCTTCGGCGCCGAGCCGCCTGCACCGGTCTCGAAGAGGCCGCCGCCGTTCATCAGCGGCACGATCGAAAGCATCTTGGCGCTGGTTCCGATCTCGAGGATCGGAAAGAGGTCGGTCAGGTAATCCCGCAGCACGTTGCCGGTGACCGAGATCGTGTCCTCACCGCGGCGGATCCGCTCCAGAGAAAAGCGCGTCGCCTCGACCGGAGAGAGGATCTCGATCTGCAGGCCGCTCGTATCGTGATCGCGGAGGTAGGCCTCGACCTTCGCGATGAGCTGGGCGTCGTGGGCGCGGCTGCGATCGAGCCAGAAGACCGCCGGTGCGCCGGTGGCCCGGGCTCGGGTGACTGCCAACTTCACCCAGTCGCGAATCGCAGCATCCTTCACCTGGCAGGCGCGCCAGATGTCGCCGCGCTCGACCGCGTGCTCCAACAGCACCTCGCCGCCGGCACCGACGACGCGCACGCTACCGTCACCCGCGATCTCGAAGGTCTTGTCGTGGGAGCCGTACTCCTCGGCCTTCTGCGCCATCAAGCCCACGTTCGGAACGCTGCCCATGGTCGCGGGATCGTAAGCGCCGTTCGCCTGGCAATCCTCGACGACAGCCTGGTAGACGCCCGCATAGCTGCTGTCCGGAATCACGGCCTTGCAATCCTGCAGCTCGCCGGCCGGGTTCCACATGCCGCCGGAATCCCGGATCATCGGCGGCATCGACGCATCGATGATGATGTCGCTCGGCACGTGCAGGTTGGTGATGCCCTTGTCCGAGTTCACCATGGCGAGGGCCGGGCCCGTGGCGTAGGCCGCTTCGATGTCGGCCTCGATCGGCTTGCGCTCGTCGTCGGAGAGCTCGCCGATCTTCTCCAGCAGATCGCCGAAGCCGTTCTTCACGTCGACGCCGAGCTGGTCGAGGGTCGCCGCGTGCTTCTCGAAGACATCGGCGAAGAAGACCCGCACCGCGTGACCGAAGATGATCGGGTCCGAGACCTTCATCATCGTCGCCTTCATGTGCAGGGAGAAGAGCACGCCCTTCTTCTTGGCGTCCGCGACCTGCTCGCCCAGGAACGCGACGAGGGCCTTCCGGCTCATCAAGGTCGCGTCCATGACCTCACCGGCCAGGAGTTCGATCCCCTCCTTCAGCACGGTGGTGTCTCCACCGGCACCGACGTGCTCGATGCGGACCGTCGTCGGTGCCGTGACCGTGACCGCCTTCTCGTTATGCCGGAAGTCCCCGGACTCCATCGTCGAGACGTGGGTCTTCGAGTCAGCCGCCCACTTCCCCATACGGTGGGGGTTCTGTCGGGCGTACTCCTTGACAGCCTTCGGCGCACGACGATCCGAGTTCCCCTCACGCAGCACCGGGTTCACGGCGCTGCCCTTCACCTTGTCGTAGCGCGCCTTCATCTCGCGTTCCTCGTCCGTCGTCGGCTCCTCCGGGTAGTTCGGCAGGGCGTAGCCCTTGGCCTGGAGCTCGGCGATCGCTGCCTTCATCTGCGGGATCGAGGCACTGACGTTGGGCAGTTTGATGACGTTGGCCTCGGGCGTCTTCACCAATGCACCGAGTTCGGCCAGACCATCGGGGGCGCGCTGCTCCGGCTTCAGCCGGTCCGGGAAGACGGCCAGCAGGCGACCCGCCAGCGAGATGTCGCGTGTTTCGACCGGAACCCCGGTCGCCCCGGCGAATGCCCGGATGATGGGCAGGAAGGCGTGGGTCGCCAGGGCCGGGGCCTCGTCGGTCCAGGTGTAGATGATCGGCGGGGATTGGCTCATGGGCCCTCCGGCGGGGGGTGCTCGCGGCGCGGAGAGGTCATACCAGAATGGGTGCGCCGACTCCACGACGGGGCGGTCCACCGCGATTCGCGACCCCGGGAGGAGGGGTACGCCGCATCCACCCCCCGGCTGGCCGTGGCGGCCCATGCTCCGCCACGCCTCGGAGCGCCCCTGGGCGCCGGAGGCCGATCGGCCGACGGCCGCTTGAGATCGCCCCCGACTACGCCATCCTCGCCCGGGGAGGAGCAAGCGTGTGAGCGGAACGGGAGCCGAGCCGTCCATCCTCGGGGTGGCGATCCGGGATCTGACCCGGCTCCAGGCCGTATGCGTGGCCGTGGCCCGGCACGGCTTCGGCGAGATCCTCATGCGCACGTCCCTCGGGCCCCGCGTCTTCGACGCGGCCGCACCTCCCGAGGGAGACGCATCGCTCCGGGGCGCCTCGGCAGCGGTCCGCTTCGCCGACCTGCTCGGTGGACTCGGACCCACATTCATCAAGCTCGGACAGATCCTCTCGATGCGGCGCGACCTGCTCCCCGCCGACTGGATCGAGGCGCTCAAGCAGCTCCAGGACAACGCACCCGTACTCGGCTTCGAGGACGTGCGCGGAACGATCGAGGCAGCGCTGGGAGCACCGCTCGCTCGGCTCTTCGCCGAGTTCGACGAGACGCCTCTCGCCACCGCGTCGATCGCCCAGGCCCACCGCGCCCGCACCCACGACGGCGAGGCCGTGGTGGTGAAGGTTCAGCGGCCGGGAATCGAGGACACGATGCGTGGCGACCTCGATCTCCTCTACCTGTCCGCACAGGTACTGGAAGCGAGCATCGACGAGATGCAGCTGATGGGCGTCTCGCAGATCGTCGAGGAGTTCGAGAAGGGGCTGCTCCGCGAGCTCGACTTCGGGCTCGAGCTCGCCAACATGCTGGCGGCCCGCCAGCTGCTCGATCCGGAGCGACACGTGACGATCCCGCGGCCCCATCCGGAGCTCAGCGCGCGCACTGTGCTCAGCATGCAGTTCTTCGAGGGGCGCCCGCTGCGCGAGCTCGCTCCCGGGAGTGAACCTGCACGACACGCCGTCGAGGAGATCGTGCACGCGGCCTGCAAGCAGGTGATGATGGATGGGCTCTTCCACGGCGACCCCCATGGCGGAAACATCCTGATCAATGCGGAAGGCACCGTCTGCCTGATCGACTTCGGCCTGGTGGGAGAACTCAGCGAGGCACAGCGCGACGAGTTGGTGACGCTGGTTCTGGCCACGATCGCCGGCGATAGCGCCACTCTGGCGCGGGTACTGCTGCGCATGGGCACGCCCACCCAGCGCGTGGACCTGG
This window harbors:
- a CDS encoding AarF/ABC1/UbiB kinase family protein; translation: MSGTGAEPSILGVAIRDLTRLQAVCVAVARHGFGEILMRTSLGPRVFDAAAPPEGDASLRGASAAVRFADLLGGLGPTFIKLGQILSMRRDLLPADWIEALKQLQDNAPVLGFEDVRGTIEAALGAPLARLFAEFDETPLATASIAQAHRARTHDGEAVVVKVQRPGIEDTMRGDLDLLYLSAQVLEASIDEMQLMGVSQIVEEFEKGLLRELDFGLELANMLAARQLLDPERHVTIPRPHPELSARTVLSMQFFEGRPLRELAPGSEPARHAVEEIVHAACKQVMMDGLFHGDPHGGNILINAEGTVCLIDFGLVGELSEAQRDELVTLVLATIAGDSATLARVLLRMGTPTQRVDLAALRGEIETIRERFLTASSLTDVDSAAFAEAFAEAAQRFRIKLAPEYSILSKALATVEGIVRHLHPEVDLAAISQPYLKEMMARRLSPGGLARELLGDASGAVSLVRELPGQLDQLLHDLSTGNLQIHAVTPELDEVPDLLHQLGGRLVLAAFAAALTLATAILVASEPSTLRTVLAWLSALSATGTWSILLGWHAVGRGKPLRLRPLLRLFRR
- a CDS encoding NADP-dependent isocitrate dehydrogenase is translated as MSQSPPIIYTWTDEAPALATHAFLPIIRAFAGATGVPVETRDISLAGRLLAVFPDRLKPEQRAPDGLAELGALVKTPEANVIKLPNVSASIPQMKAAIAELQAKGYALPNYPEEPTTDEEREMKARYDKVKGSAVNPVLREGNSDRRAPKAVKEYARQNPHRMGKWAADSKTHVSTMESGDFRHNEKAVTVTAPTTVRIEHVGAGGDTTVLKEGIELLAGEVMDATLMSRKALVAFLGEQVADAKKKGVLFSLHMKATMMKVSDPIIFGHAVRVFFADVFEKHAATLDQLGVDVKNGFGDLLEKIGELSDDERKPIEADIEAAYATGPALAMVNSDKGITNLHVPSDIIIDASMPPMIRDSGGMWNPAGELQDCKAVIPDSSYAGVYQAVVEDCQANGAYDPATMGSVPNVGLMAQKAEEYGSHDKTFEIAGDGSVRVVGAGGEVLLEHAVERGDIWRACQVKDAAIRDWVKLAVTRARATGAPAVFWLDRSRAHDAQLIAKVEAYLRDHDTSGLQIEILSPVEATRFSLERIRRGEDTISVTGNVLRDYLTDLFPILEIGTSAKMLSIVPLMNGGGLFETGAGGSAPKHVQQFEEEGHLRWDSLGEFLALAASLDHLGEHFDNAAARLLGETLDDATTQLLLNRKAPSRKVHELDNRGSQFYLALYWAQALAGQTSDPELATRFAPVAQAMAQNETTIVEELNAAQGPPQDLGGYYRPDPDRTSRAMRPSATLNGIIDSI